Below is a window of Myroides profundi DNA.
ACCTATCATAGATAATAATAATAGAACAGCTACCATTTCGAAAGGCATTACGTATTCATTTAATAATACTTTACCTAGTACTTGTACTGATTGGAAGTCTTGTCCATGAGTTGCGTATTGCAATTCGTAAGTTTGAGCTCCACGCATAGTAATAGAAAGCAATAATAAACCTACTAAACAGAAAGCTATTGTAGCAACAACTTTAGTGATAAAAGGTTTAGAGACTTCATGGCTTATATTTAAGTTCATTAACATGATTGTAAATAGCATTAAAATCATGATAGCACCAGAGTAAACCATAATGTGTACCATTCCTAAAAACTGTGAGTTTAATAGAATGTAGTGTCCAGCTATTGAAAAGAAACTCACTACTAACCATAGAGCACTATGGATAGGGTTTTTGCTCAATAGGGTAAGTACTGCACTTCCGAGTGTTATAGTCGAAAGAATATAAAATAATATTTCTACCATGATTAAGCTTGATTCTGTTGTTTAGTATTTTCAATTGCTACATCTAGTGGCATAACTAATTTGTCTTTACCAAAGATGAAGTTCTCACGAGTAACATCTGCTTTAGCAATTTGTTTAGATGTAGTCAAGTAAATTGCTTGTTTAGGACAAGCCTCTTCACATAAACCACAAAAAATACAACGAAGCATATTAATCTCGTATATCTCAGCGTATTTTTCCTCGCGATAAAGATGTGCTTCTTCAGGTTTGCGTTCTGCTGCTTTCATTGAGATAGCCTCTGCAGGACA
It encodes the following:
- a CDS encoding NADH-quinone oxidoreductase subunit J family protein — encoded protein: MVEILFYILSTITLGSAVLTLLSKNPIHSALWLVVSFFSIAGHYILLNSQFLGMVHIMVYSGAIMILMLFTIMLMNLNISHEVSKPFITKVVATIAFCLVGLLLLSITMRGAQTYELQYATHGQDFQSVQVLGKVLLNEYVMPFEMVAVLLLLSMIGAVLISKKDKTDKEA
- a CDS encoding NuoI/complex I 23 kDa subunit family protein, with the protein product MSTNTYSLSGRKKEVSNKKLTWTEKIYLVAIFKGMMVTLKHMFKKKVTIAYPEQQRPFSDVYRGRHMLMRDDEGRERCTACGLCALSCPAEAISMKAAERKPEEAHLYREEKYAEIYEINMLRCIFCGLCEEACPKQAIYLTTSKQIAKADVTRENFIFGKDKLVMPLDVAIENTKQQNQA